From Bacteroidota bacterium, the proteins below share one genomic window:
- a CDS encoding response regulator yields the protein MNPGNKLILLVDDDSICNSINKLLISKKILKEGRNDTFILAYTEPVEGMKFLSNALDQKSYGKIIILLDINMPIMTGWEFLEEYAKLSQNETEVKVYILTSSVNYSDIERAKANEYVEDFISKPITSKNLDELFKLI from the coding sequence ATGAACCCCGGAAATAAACTTATTCTATTAGTTGATGATGATTCGATTTGCAACTCCATAAATAAATTACTTATCAGTAAAAAAATTTTGAAAGAAGGAAGAAATGATACATTTATATTAGCCTATACAGAGCCGGTAGAAGGGATGAAATTTTTGAGCAATGCATTAGACCAAAAAAGTTACGGGAAAATAATTATTCTACTGGATATAAATATGCCGATTATGACAGGCTGGGAGTTTTTAGAAGAGTATGCGAAACTCTCACAAAATGAAACTGAAGTCAAAGTATATATTCTTACATCAAGCGTAAATTACAGCGATATTGAACGGGCAAAAGCAAATGAGTATGTAGAAGATTTTATATCCAAGCCGATAACAAGCAAAAATTTAGATGAGCTGTTTAAGCTCATTTGA
- a CDS encoding S9 family peptidase, whose amino-acid sequence MFISQKEIELQPDQLNLIKKGWGEEVIDSTKVYRIKYESDGLEVNGYLAHPVDTTKKYPLIIWNRGGNLKNGLIDEFLARGMYGEIASWGYVVLASEYRIGEEFGGKDINDVMNLIPLAEELDYCDTTNIGMEGWSRGGMMTFKALTLTDRIKCAVVISGLADLIRTEKMQNNLSEAFKVQFGTDNPHVFEERKIERSPVHFADKIKKNVAVLLIHGKADTHVAAQDSVDMFNLLKENNVYTELRLIQGGDHYLTKQKKETAVMRRRWFDKYLKNNTQV is encoded by the coding sequence ATGTTTATATCCCAAAAAGAAATAGAGCTGCAGCCGGACCAATTAAACTTAATTAAAAAAGGCTGGGGCGAAGAAGTAATAGATTCCACTAAAGTTTACAGAATAAAATATGAGTCAGATGGTCTTGAAGTAAACGGTTATCTTGCTCATCCAGTCGATACGACAAAGAAATATCCTCTGATAATCTGGAACAGAGGCGGAAACCTTAAAAACGGATTGATAGATGAATTCCTTGCAAGAGGAATGTACGGTGAAATTGCTTCATGGGGCTATGTAGTCCTTGCAAGCGAATACAGAATAGGCGAAGAGTTCGGCGGTAAAGATATTAACGATGTAATGAATTTGATTCCGCTTGCAGAAGAGCTTGATTACTGCGATACGACAAATATCGGAATGGAAGGCTGGAGCAGGGGAGGAATGATGACCTTTAAAGCGCTGACTTTAACTGATAGAATTAAATGCGCAGTTGTCATTTCAGGACTTGCAGATTTAATTCGCACCGAGAAAATGCAGAACAATCTTTCTGAGGCGTTTAAAGTTCAGTTCGGAACAGATAATCCGCATGTATTTGAAGAAAGAAAAATAGAACGTTCTCCGGTTCACTTTGCAGACAAAATAAAGAAGAATGTTGCAGTGCTTTTAATTCACGGCAAAGCAGATACACATGTAGCCGCGCAGGATTCAGTTGATATGTTTAATCTTTTGAAAGAAAATAATGTTTATACTGAGTTAAGATTGATACAGGGCGGTGACCACTATCTTACAAAACAGAAAAAAGAAACAGCGGTGATGAGAAGACGCTGGTTCGATAAATACTTAAAAAATAACACACAGGTTTAA